The Miscanthus floridulus cultivar M001 chromosome 7, ASM1932011v1, whole genome shotgun sequence genome includes a region encoding these proteins:
- the LOC136463786 gene encoding small ribosomal subunit protein uS17-like: MAEQTEKAFLKQPKVFLCSKKAAKGNKPGKGGNRFWKNVGLGFKTPREAIEGTYIDKKCPFTGTVSIRGRIIAGTCHSAKMNRTIIVRRNYLHFVKKYQRYEKRHSNIPAHISPCFRVKEGDHVIIGQCRPLSKTVRFNVLKVIPAGSKSGAVKKAFTAA; the protein is encoded by the exons ATGGCGGAGCAG ACAGAGAAGGCTTTTCTCAAGCAGCCTAAGGTGTTCCTCTG CTCGAAGAAGGCCGCCAAGGGGAATAAGCCCGGCAAGGGGGGCAACAGGTTCTGGAAGAACGTTGGCCTTGGTTTCAAGACTCCCAGGGAAGCCATCGAAG GAACCTACATTGATAAGAAATGCCCGTTCACTGGCACTGTGTCAATTAGAGGCCGCATCATTGCTGGAACATGCCATAGCGCTAAAATGAACAGGACTATCATTGTTCGTAGGAACTACCTTCACTTTGTCAAGAAATATCAGAG GTATGAGAAGAGGCACTCTAACATCCCCGCCCACATTTCCCCTTGCTTTCGTGTGAAGGAAGGAGACCATGTGATCATTGGCCAGTGCAG GCCACTGTCCAAGACGGTGAGGTTTAATGTGCTGAAGGTGATCCCTGCCGGGTCAAAGAGTGGTGCAGTGAAGAAGGCATTCACTGCTGCCTGA